Proteins encoded by one window of Lathyrus oleraceus cultivar Zhongwan6 chromosome 1, CAAS_Psat_ZW6_1.0, whole genome shotgun sequence:
- the LOC127093575 gene encoding eukaryotic translation initiation factor 4 gamma-like: MAFEDFKLKGLSEQVRNDFIKDAGERLQERLVRVVEEKASREAEEKARLEEEQRVREAEEKVVAEAAAAAAEAEAKAKADAEEASHIAAKEAAKANTGALNQGEKSNSSFAPLVLKTLEEL; the protein is encoded by the coding sequence ATGGCCTTTGAAGActtcaaactgaaaggcctctctgaacaagtccgcaacgacttTATCAAAGACGCTGGAGAAAGGCTACAAGAACGTTTGGTCAGAGTGGTTGAGGAAAAGGCCAGTAGAGAAGCAGAAGAGAAAGCTCGCCTGGAAGAGGAGCAACGGGTTAGAGAAGCTGAAGAGAAGGTTGTTGCTGAagctgctgctgctgctgctgaagctgaggcaAAGGCAAAAGCCGACGCTGAAGAAGCATCACATATAGCTGCCAAGGAAGCTGCAAAGGCTAACACTGGTGCTCTGAATCAGGGGGAGAAATCAAACTCTAGCTTCGCCCCTCTGGTCCTAAAGACGCTGGAAGAACTGTAG